A genomic region of Enterobacter hormaechei ATCC 49162 contains the following coding sequences:
- the asd gene encoding aspartate-semialdehyde dehydrogenase: MKNVGFIGWRGMVGSVLMQRMVEERDFDAIRPVFFSTSQLGQAAPSFGGTTGTLQDAYDLEALKALDIIVTCQGGDYTNEIYPKLRESGWQGYWIDAASSLRMKDDAIIILDPVNQDVITDGLNNGVKTFVGGNCTVSLMLMSLGGLFAQDLVEWVSVATYQAASGGGARHMRELLTQMGQLHQSVATELADPASAILDIERKVTQLTRSGELPVDNFGVPLAGGLIPWIDKQLDNGQTREEWKGQAETNKILATANTIPVDGLCVRIGALRCHSQAFTIKLKKDVSIPTVEELLAAHNPWAKVVPNDRDITMRELTPAAVTGTLTTPVGRLRKLNMGPEYLSAFTVGDQLLWGAAEPLRRMLRQLA, encoded by the coding sequence ATGAAAAACGTTGGTTTTATCGGCTGGCGCGGTATGGTCGGCTCTGTACTCATGCAACGCATGGTTGAAGAGCGCGATTTCGACGCCATCCGCCCGGTCTTCTTCTCCACTTCCCAGCTCGGCCAGGCTGCACCGTCCTTTGGAGGTACCACTGGCACGTTGCAGGATGCTTACGACCTGGAGGCGCTGAAGGCACTCGACATTATTGTGACCTGCCAGGGCGGCGATTATACCAACGAAATCTATCCGAAGCTGCGTGAAAGCGGCTGGCAGGGCTACTGGATTGACGCGGCCTCTTCGCTGCGCATGAAAGACGATGCCATCATCATTCTTGACCCGGTTAACCAGGACGTCATCACCGATGGCCTGAACAACGGCGTGAAAACCTTTGTCGGCGGTAACTGCACCGTCAGCCTGATGCTGATGTCCCTCGGCGGCCTGTTCGCGCAGGACCTGGTGGAGTGGGTCTCCGTAGCGACCTACCAGGCGGCCTCCGGCGGCGGCGCGCGCCATATGCGCGAGCTGCTGACCCAGATGGGCCAGCTGCACCAGAGCGTCGCGACCGAGCTGGCAGACCCGGCATCCGCTATTCTCGACATTGAGCGTAAAGTCACTCAACTGACCCGCAGCGGCGAACTGCCGGTGGATAACTTCGGCGTACCGCTGGCCGGTGGCCTGATCCCGTGGATCGACAAACAGCTGGATAACGGCCAGACCCGCGAAGAGTGGAAGGGCCAGGCTGAGACCAACAAAATCCTCGCGACCGCGAACACCATTCCGGTTGACGGTCTGTGCGTGCGTATCGGCGCGCTGCGCTGTCACAGCCAGGCCTTCACCATTAAACTGAAAAAAGATGTGTCTATTCCGACCGTGGAAGAGCTGCTGGCCGCACACAACCCGTGGGCGAAAGTGGTGCCAAACGATCGCGATATCACCATGCGCGAACTGACCCCGGCAGCCGTCACCGGTACGCTGACCACCCCGGTTGGCCGCCTGCGCAAGCTGAACATGGGGCCGGAGTATCTCTCTGCGTTCACCGTGGGTGACCAGCTGCTGTGGGGTGCCGCCGAGCCGCTGCGCCGCATGCTGCGCCAGCTGGCGTAA
- the gntU gene encoding gluconate transporter, giving the protein MSTLTLVLTAVGSVLLLLFLVMKARMHAFVALMVVSIGAGLFSGMPLDKIAATMEKGMGGTLGFLAIVVALGAMFGKILHETGAVDQIAVKMLKSFGHSRAHYAIGLAGLICALPLFFEVAVVLLISVAFSMARHTGTNLVKLVIPLFAGVAAAAAFLLPGPAPMLLASQMHADFGWMILIGLCAAIPGMIIAGPLWGNFISRYVELHIPDDISEPHLGEGKMPSFGFSLSLILLPLVLVGLKTIAARFVPVGSTAYEWFEFIGHPFTAILVACLVAIYGLAMRQGMPKDRVMEICGAALQPAGIILLVIGAGGVFKQVLVDSGVGPALGEALTGMGLPIAVTCFVLAAAVRIIQGSATVACLTAVGLVMPVIEQLNYSGAQMAALSICIAGGSIVVSHVNDAGFWLFGKFTGATEAQTLKTWTLMETILGTTGAIVGMIAFTLLS; this is encoded by the coding sequence TTGAGTACATTAACGCTAGTGTTGACAGCAGTGGGTTCCGTTTTGCTGCTGCTGTTTTTAGTGATGAAGGCGCGTATGCACGCCTTCGTTGCTTTGATGGTGGTTTCTATTGGTGCCGGTCTCTTTTCTGGCATGCCGCTCGACAAAATTGCGGCGACGATGGAAAAAGGGATGGGCGGCACGCTCGGCTTCCTGGCCATTGTGGTGGCGCTGGGCGCGATGTTTGGCAAGATTTTGCACGAGACGGGCGCGGTCGATCAGATTGCCGTCAAGATGCTGAAATCCTTCGGCCACAGCCGTGCGCACTACGCGATTGGTCTGGCTGGTCTGATTTGCGCGCTGCCGCTGTTCTTCGAAGTGGCGGTTGTGCTGCTGATTAGCGTCGCGTTCTCCATGGCGCGTCATACCGGCACTAACCTCGTGAAGCTGGTCATTCCGCTGTTTGCGGGCGTGGCGGCAGCGGCGGCGTTTCTGCTGCCGGGGCCTGCGCCGATGCTGCTGGCCTCCCAGATGCACGCTGACTTTGGCTGGATGATCCTGATTGGCCTGTGCGCGGCGATACCGGGAATGATTATCGCCGGTCCGCTGTGGGGCAACTTCATCAGCCGTTACGTTGAGCTGCACATTCCGGATGACATCTCCGAGCCGCACCTGGGCGAGGGCAAAATGCCGTCCTTCGGGTTTAGTCTCTCTTTGATTCTTCTGCCTCTGGTGCTGGTTGGCCTGAAAACCATCGCCGCGCGTTTTGTGCCGGTGGGGTCAACCGCGTACGAATGGTTCGAATTTATCGGTCATCCGTTCACCGCGATCCTGGTGGCGTGTCTGGTGGCGATTTACGGCCTGGCGATGCGTCAGGGCATGCCGAAAGACCGCGTGATGGAGATCTGCGGCGCGGCGCTGCAACCGGCCGGGATTATCCTGCTGGTGATCGGTGCAGGTGGCGTGTTCAAGCAGGTGCTGGTGGATTCCGGCGTGGGTCCGGCACTGGGCGAAGCGCTGACCGGGATGGGGCTGCCGATTGCGGTCACCTGCTTCGTACTCGCCGCGGCGGTGCGTATCATTCAGGGCTCCGCGACCGTGGCGTGCTTAACTGCCGTCGGTCTGGTGATGCCGGTGATTGAACAGCTGAACTACTCCGGTGCGCAGATGGCGGCGCTCTCTATCTGTATCGCGGGTGGCTCGATTGTGGTTTCGCACGTGAACGACGCGGGCTTCTGGCTGTTCGGTAAATTTACCGGCGCCACCGAAGCGCAAACCCTGAAAACCTGGACGCTGATGGAAACGATCCTCGGCACGACGGGTGCGATTGTCGGGATGATTGCGTTTACGCTGCTGAGCTAA
- the yhgN gene encoding NAAT family transporter YhgN, which produces MSEIISAAVLLILIMDPLGNLPIFMSVLKHTEPKRRRAIMIRELLIALLVMFIFLFAGEKILAFLNLRAETVSISGGIILFLIAIKMIFPSAEGSSSGLPAGEEPFIVPLAIPLVAGPTILATLMLLSHQYPNQMSHLVIALLIAWGGTFIILLQSSLFLRLLGEKGVNALERLMGLILVMMATQMFLDGIRAWMKG; this is translated from the coding sequence ATGAGTGAAATCATTTCCGCAGCGGTTTTATTGATCCTGATTATGGATCCGCTCGGTAATCTGCCGATCTTCATGTCGGTGCTGAAGCACACCGAGCCGAAGCGCCGCCGGGCGATCATGATCCGCGAACTGCTTATCGCCCTGCTGGTGATGTTTATCTTCCTGTTCGCTGGTGAAAAGATCCTTGCCTTCCTGAACTTACGCGCCGAAACGGTCTCCATTTCCGGCGGGATAATTTTGTTCCTGATTGCCATTAAGATGATTTTTCCGAGCGCGGAAGGCAGCAGTAGCGGCCTGCCCGCGGGTGAAGAGCCGTTTATCGTGCCGCTGGCAATTCCGCTGGTCGCCGGACCAACGATTCTGGCGACGCTGATGCTGTTGTCGCATCAGTATCCGAATCAGATGAGCCATCTGGTGATTGCCCTGCTGATCGCCTGGGGCGGGACGTTTATTATCCTGTTACAGTCGTCGCTGTTCCTGCGCCTGCTGGGTGAGAAAGGGGTGAACGCGCTGGAGCGCCTGATGGGGCTGATTCTGGTGATGATGGCCACGCAGATGTTCCTGGACGGGATCCGGGCGTGGATGAAAGGGTAG